Proteins encoded together in one Hevea brasiliensis isolate MT/VB/25A 57/8 chromosome 16, ASM3005281v1, whole genome shotgun sequence window:
- the LOC110645354 gene encoding lipid phosphate phosphatase epsilon 2, chloroplastic → MVATTALLHKPTFKLSLSYPSNLRTFKPTLLLRLPASRSVFFGAFGSKKGVSKTSMTELVKTSAFRDDDGEKNVRMFQQEALVKEPSKFSSELTAEGLERTLNRLSKWFVSFLFGAVILWRHDAESMWIAMGSVLNAILSVTLKRIFNQERPFPSANSDPGMPSSHAQSIFYTVVFCILSITEWFGVNEFTLIINALTLVFGSYFSWLRVSQRYHTTSQVVVGAAVGSLFSFLWYWSWQSIVLEAFVSSLTVRIIVILAASTFCLGFLLYVIRHWLKDEE, encoded by the exons ATGGTAGCTACTACGGCACTTCTCCACAAACCCACCTTCAAACTTTCTCTCTCTTATCCTTCTAACCTCCGTACCTTCAAACCCACTCTGCTTCTACGACTTCCAGCTTCAAGATCTGTTTTCTTTGGTGCGTTTGGTTCCAAGAAAGGCGTGTCGAAGACCTCCATGACTGAGCTGGTCAAAACTTCTGCTTTTAGGGATGATGATGGTGAGAAAAATGTCAGAATGTTTCAACAAGAAGCTTTAGTAAAGGAACCCTCTAAGTTTTCTTCCGAATTGACGGCTGAGGGATTGGAACGCACTCTCAATCGTTTG AGCAAGTGGTTTGTATCTTTCTTGTTTGGTGCTGTCATTCTTTGGAGGCATGATGCTGAGTCCATGTGGATTGCTATGGGGTCTGTATTAAATGCTATCCTTTCAGTAACACTCAAACGGATATTCAACCAAGAGAGACCTTTTCCATCGGCAAATTCTGATCCCGGGATGCCATCTTCACATGCACAATCTATCTTCTACACTGTTGTGTTTTGCATTCTTTCAA TTACAGAATGGTTTGGAGTAAATGAATTTACCTTGATCATAAATGCACTCACCTTGGTATTTGGCTCATATTTT TCATGGCTACGGGTATCACAACGATATCATACAACCAGCCAAGTTGTGGTTGGTGCTGCTGTTGGGTCCCTATTCTCATTTTTGTGGTATTGGTCATGGCAATCCATTGTGCTGGAAGCATTTGTTTCCTCCTTGACAGTTCGAATAATTGTCATTCTGGCAGCTTCTACATTCTGCCTAGGCTTTCTTTTATATGTGATTCGCCATTGGCTTAAGGATGaagaatga